The Temnothorax longispinosus isolate EJ_2023e chromosome 4, Tlon_JGU_v1, whole genome shotgun sequence genome has a window encoding:
- the LOC139812321 gene encoding uncharacterized protein isoform X5 — MQQQPHSGQQSSGAPNGVAGGAQLPQTGGISPAQPGATGTAANRAQVNGGRFDFDDGGTYCGGWEDGKAHGHGVCTGPKGQGAYSGSWHFGFEVSGVYTWPSGSAYEGQWQNGKRHGLGMETRGRWLYRGEWTQGFKGRYGVRQSTTSTARYEGTWSSGLQDGYGSETYADSGTYQGQWLRGMRHGYGVRASAPFGLASHYKPPKQVRASLTSLRSADGGPAVAPTPEPTDRRDRRVDDSRGGFVLKARSDDPPARRKSLTEKSLKKGILSGLKIRKQRSTGDLEKRGTGGSIRSNASSASWMSTESSQSQASASVHTDSNASFVIEDEQMDASVTETYLGEWKNDKRTGFGISERSDGLRYEGEWFNNRKYGYGVTTFRDGNKEEGKYKNNVLITSQKKKHLFVIRSAKFRERIEAAVSAAQRASKIALQKADIAISRTATARGKAELADIAAEHAREDSELAQQTARQFAPDFRQPGLERLRNREIPKYVPPPQDSVPSKSILHKTTSVDHPSGATPIKSASLAVDPTTTAITTMTNATPASAANNTASSVMQSIRRTSMKQLPQNQLPQNQIPNQVPLAHQVNAQQTSLTSQNPYQQYSYQQQSQNPAPVSHYPNSIPNQYQPNQYSQQHQQFVQNPYQYQPANPPQVEQYPDYQQQQQQQQPIGSHDFQNLQAYPSQQISCPRPPFIYDSMTFAQMNQFGAQFYGTAIPNQYGPGQMNQYNSQSMYAQQTHPSQYQPDGIMDAARPPSSTSLRRNSRVLSPQDRPGTIGQTLNDRLDHYKRPPSRDSSVDRYARAHSRLTGSRQPSVDKTISNPPPDMLDRSTRAPSAIRAGTPLNGSVIGSGAATPTYNAPTPSQFEGALIKNRGLGQDILPSPGQPKRTESLYVAPTRGPSGGGGGGIVPKVSGLNGKSPGCISPTRTLLFLLLS; from the exons ATGCAGCAACAACCGCACTCCGGCCAGCAATCGTCCGGGGCGCCGAACGGGGTGGCGGGGGGCGCCCAATTGCCACAAACAGGTGGCATAAGTCCGGCGCAACCTGGCGCGACCGGTACCGCCGCGAATCGCGCGCAAGTTAACGGGGGCAGATTCGACTTTGACGACGGTGGGACCTACTGCGGCGGCTGGGAGGATGGAAAGGCCCACGGCCACGGCGTGTGCACCGGGCCCAAGGGTCAAGGTGCCTACTCCGGCAGCTGGCATTTCGGCTTCGAGGTGTCTGGTGTTTATACCTGGCCTAG CGGGTCCGCCTACGAGGGACAATGGCAGAACGGCAAGAGACACGGTCTGGGTATGGAGACTCGTGGCCGTTGGCTTTATCGAGGAGAATGGACTCAGGGATTCAAAGGTCGTTACGGGGTTCGGCAGTCTACTACCTCTACGGCGAGATACGAGGGCACGTGGTCCAGCGGCCTGCAGGACGGTTACGGCTCCGAGACTTATGCCGACAGCG GTACTTATCAAGGCCAATGGCTTCGCGGCATGCGGCACGGATACGGGGTGAGGGCGAGCGCGCCGTTCGGTTTGGCGAGCCACTACAAACCACCGAAACAAGTGAGAGCGTCCTTGACGTCGTTAAGGAGCGCCGACGGAGGACCAGCGGTCGCCCCAACGCCGGAACCCACCGACAGGAGAGATCGACGCGTAGACGACAGCCGGGGGGGTTTCGTCCTGAAAGCCAGGAGCGACGATCCACCCGCCCGGAGAAAGAGTCTCACCGAAAAGTCCCTGAAGAAGGGTATTCTCTCG GGTCTCAAGATACGAAAGCAGAGGAGTACGGGAGATTTGGAGAAGCGCGGCACTGGTGGTAGTATCAGAAGTAATGCAAGCTCGGCATCGTGGATGTCGACCGAGAGCTCGCAAAGTCAAGCCTCGGCTTCGGTTCACACAGACAGTAATGCGTCCTTTGTCATCGAG GACGAACAGATGGACGCGTCGGTAACCGAGACGTACCTAGGAGAATGGAAGAACGATAAGAGGACCGGCTTCGGCATATCCGAGAGAAGTGACGGGCTGCGATATGAAGGCGAATGGTTCAACAATCGCAAATATGGTTACGGTGTCACTACGTTCCGCGACGGCAACAAGGAGGAGGGAAAGTACAAGAACAATGTGCTTATTACCAGCCAAAAGAAGAAGCACCTCTTCGTGATCAGATCCGCCAAGTTTCGTGAAAGGATAGAGGCGGCGGTAAGTGCAGCTCAGCGGGCGAGCAAGATCGCCCTGCAAAAAGCCGACATCGCTATCTCCAGGACGGCGACGGCGCGGGGTAAGGCGGAGCTGGCCGATATCGCCGCCGAACATGCCAGAGAGGACTCCGAACTAGCGCAGCAAACGGCGAGGCAGTTCGCGCCGGATTTCCGACAGCCGGGTTTAGAAAGGTTGCGAAACAGAGAGATACCCAAGTATGTTCCGCCGCCGCAGGATTCTGTGCCGAGCAAGAGCATCCTGCACAAGACGACCAGCGTGGACCATCCCAGCGGCGCCACGCCGATCAAGAGCGCCTCGTTGGCCGTCGATCCCACAACGACGGCGATAACGACGATGACGAACGCGACGCCAGCATCCGCGGCGAATAACACCGCCAGCAGCGTGATGCAGTCGATACGTAGGACCAGTATGAAGCAGTTGCCGCAGAATCAGCTGCCGCAAAACCAAATACCCAATCAGGTACCACTGGCGCACCAGGTGAACGCACAGCAGACTTCGCTGACCAGTCAGAATCCGTACCAACAATATTCGTATCAGCAGCAGTCGCAGAACCCGGCTCCGGTGAGCCACTACCCGAACAGTATACCGAATCAGTACCAACCAAACCAGTACAGCCAGCAGCATCAGCAGTTCGTCCAGAATCCGTACCAGTATCAACCGGCTAATCCACCTCAGGTTGAGCAATACCCCGATTAtcagcaacaacagcaacagcagcaaccaATCGGGTCGCACGACTTCCAAAATTTGCAGGCTTATCCCAGTCAGCAG ATCTCGTGTCCGCGACCACCGTTTATATACGATTCCATGACATTCGCCCAAATGAATCAATTTGGTGCGCAGTTTTATGGT ACGGCAATACCCAATCAATATGGGCCTGGCCAGATGAATCAGTACAATTCACAGTCGATGTACGCGCAACAAACGCATCCGTCGCAGTACCAGCCTGATGGTATCATGGATGCGGCGAGGCCGCCGAGCTCCACGAGTTTACGAAGAAATAGTAGAGTCCTGAGTCCTCAGGATCGACCTGGCACTATTGGCCAAACGCTAAACGACAG GCTGGACCACTACAAGAGGCCACCTAGTCGTGACAGTTCCGTAGATCGTTATGCCAGAGCGCATTCCCGGTTGACTGGATCGAGACAGCCATCCGTCGACAAAACCATATCGAACCCACCTCCGGACATGCTCGACAG ATCGACGAGAGCCCCGAGCGCGATACGAGCTGGGACGCCGCTGAACGGTTCCGTGATAGGCAGCGGCGCCGCGACGCCGACGTACAACGCGCCGACGCCCAGTCAGTTCGAGGGGGCTCTCATAAAAAACCGTGGCCTTGGACAGGACATTCTGCCGAGTCCTGGGCAGCCTAAGCGCACCGAAAGCCTCTACGTGGCTCCGACTCGCGGACCGtccggtggcggcggcggtggtatTGTGCCGAAG